A stretch of Lysobacter sp. K5869 DNA encodes these proteins:
- a CDS encoding GH92 family glycosyl hydrolase, whose translation MSVNRGRRRADATVTALAAALALALGAPAQAKSRVFWSSFEPAEPAPALLAGGVPRLRPAGGPPAAAALTAKPEAGFTGLHSLRYDGQGGGEQRAQVFEVDLPVAKDSELSYRLFPLSARQLDAKASQLDDLRYASTFVAIDLEFDDGTRLSQLKPADRYGFALTARGQGEARLLYPDQWNAVSSRIGDLAAGKRVRKIVLVHDGAAGAAYGGYLDDVRIEPAPLRKDKELGKLAAKHPSEFVDTRRGSNSNARFSRGNNFPAVALPHGFNFWTPTTNAGSHWIYQYQERNGEANRPRLEALALSHEPSPWMGDRQAFHILPAPGEGAVELDRGKRALSFGHDQETARADYYAVRFDNGMVAEMTPTDHAAMLRFTYPEGRGRLLFDQRDEHGDIVLDQQAGTLSGWTENKSKLSAGAGRLYVYARFDKPVVEGERLPRAAGRDRISAWYGFDLSGDRSRQVTMRIATSLISLEQAQRNLDLEIAADDSFDSVRERARAAWDAQLGIVQVEGAPEHERTTLYSNLYRLFLYPNNGSENTGSAQQPRWQYASPFVKPEGESSAERSGARIADGRVYVNNGFWDTYRTAWPAYVLLTPTHAGEMIDGFVQQYRDGGWIARWSSPGYADLMVGTSSDVAFADAWLKGVRNFDVRGFYQSAIRNAATASPLAGTGRKGIERAIFRGYTDDSTDEGLSWSMDGYINDFAIGALATALSREAGADDPYRDSYADDAAYYRNRALGYVNLFHPRLGFFMGRHRDGRWRSTETEFEPTRWGGDYTETNAWNMAFHAPQDGAGLAALYGGRIALGNKLDLFFSTPGTFETGSYGGVIHEMLEARDVRMGQYGHSNQPSHHIPYMYAMAGQPWRIQEKVRDIMDRLYAGGEIGQGYPGDEDNGEMSAWWLFGAAGFYPLRMGSPEYVIGAPRFERMSIALEGGKRLEIRAPGVSARNRYVQSLKIDGEPWERLTLPHARLAQGALLEFKMGPTPSNWGSAAAALPESLSADGETPTPLRDLARRDNASVAGLNNKQTAALFDDDAGTSARLNMPMPLLSWNFKSAATVRMYTLTSSDKPGDAAAWALQGSNDGQQWTTLDERRDQNFPWRRQTRAFAIAAPQAFSRYRLRLVGEGAGGIELAEVELLGEAK comes from the coding sequence ATGTCGGTAAACCGAGGCCGCCGCCGCGCGGACGCGACCGTAACGGCCTTGGCCGCGGCCTTGGCGCTGGCTCTGGGCGCGCCGGCGCAGGCCAAGAGCCGGGTGTTCTGGAGTTCGTTCGAGCCGGCCGAGCCGGCCCCGGCGCTGCTCGCCGGCGGCGTTCCGCGCCTGCGCCCGGCCGGTGGCCCGCCCGCCGCGGCCGCGCTGACCGCCAAGCCCGAGGCCGGCTTCACCGGTCTGCACTCGTTGCGTTACGACGGCCAAGGCGGCGGCGAGCAGCGCGCGCAGGTGTTCGAGGTCGATCTGCCGGTGGCCAAGGACAGCGAGCTGTCGTATCGCCTGTTTCCGCTGTCGGCGCGGCAACTCGATGCCAAGGCGAGCCAGCTCGACGATCTGCGTTACGCCTCGACCTTCGTCGCGATCGACCTGGAATTCGACGACGGCACCCGCCTGTCGCAACTCAAGCCGGCCGACCGCTACGGCTTCGCGCTGACCGCGCGCGGCCAGGGCGAGGCGCGCTTGCTGTATCCGGATCAATGGAACGCGGTGAGCAGCCGCATCGGCGATCTCGCCGCGGGCAAGCGCGTGCGCAAGATCGTGCTGGTGCACGATGGCGCGGCGGGCGCGGCCTATGGCGGTTATCTGGACGATGTGCGGATCGAGCCGGCGCCGCTGCGCAAGGACAAGGAACTCGGCAAGCTCGCGGCCAAGCATCCCAGCGAGTTCGTCGACACCCGCCGCGGCAGCAATTCCAACGCGCGCTTCTCGCGCGGCAACAATTTCCCCGCGGTGGCGCTGCCGCACGGCTTCAATTTCTGGACGCCGACCACCAACGCCGGTTCGCACTGGATCTATCAGTACCAAGAGCGCAACGGCGAGGCCAACCGGCCGCGCCTGGAGGCGCTGGCGCTGTCGCACGAGCCCAGCCCGTGGATGGGCGACCGCCAGGCGTTCCATATCCTGCCGGCGCCGGGCGAAGGCGCGGTCGAACTCGACCGCGGCAAGCGCGCGCTGAGCTTCGGCCACGATCAGGAAACCGCGCGCGCCGATTACTACGCGGTGCGCTTCGACAACGGCATGGTCGCCGAGATGACCCCGACCGATCACGCCGCGATGCTGCGCTTCACCTATCCCGAGGGGCGCGGGCGGCTGCTGTTCGATCAGCGCGACGAGCACGGCGATATCGTGCTGGACCAGCAAGCCGGCACGCTCAGCGGTTGGACCGAGAACAAGAGCAAGCTCTCCGCCGGCGCCGGACGGCTGTATGTCTATGCGCGTTTCGACAAGCCGGTGGTCGAGGGCGAGCGCCTGCCGCGCGCGGCCGGGCGCGACCGGATCAGCGCGTGGTACGGCTTCGATCTGAGCGGCGACCGCTCGCGGCAGGTGACGATGCGCATCGCCACGTCGCTGATTTCGCTGGAGCAGGCGCAGCGCAATCTGGATTTGGAGATCGCCGCCGACGACAGCTTCGACAGCGTGCGCGAACGCGCGCGCGCGGCCTGGGACGCGCAGTTGGGCATCGTCCAGGTCGAGGGCGCGCCGGAGCACGAACGCACCACGCTGTACTCCAATCTCTATCGATTGTTCCTGTATCCGAACAACGGCAGCGAGAACACCGGCAGCGCGCAGCAGCCGCGCTGGCAATACGCCAGCCCGTTCGTGAAACCCGAGGGCGAGAGCAGCGCCGAACGCAGCGGTGCGCGCATCGCCGACGGCCGGGTCTACGTCAACAACGGCTTCTGGGACACCTACCGCACGGCGTGGCCGGCGTATGTGCTGCTGACGCCGACCCATGCCGGCGAGATGATCGACGGCTTCGTCCAGCAGTACCGCGATGGCGGCTGGATCGCGCGCTGGTCGTCGCCGGGCTATGCCGATCTGATGGTCGGCACCAGCTCGGATGTCGCTTTCGCCGATGCCTGGCTCAAGGGCGTGCGCAACTTCGATGTGCGCGGGTTCTATCAGTCCGCGATCCGCAACGCGGCCACCGCCAGCCCCTTGGCCGGCACCGGGCGCAAGGGCATCGAGCGGGCGATTTTCCGCGGCTACACCGACGACAGCACCGACGAGGGGCTGTCGTGGTCGATGGACGGCTACATCAACGATTTCGCCATCGGCGCGCTGGCGACCGCGCTGTCGCGCGAGGCCGGCGCGGACGATCCCTACCGCGACAGCTACGCCGACGATGCGGCCTACTACCGCAACCGCGCGCTGGGCTACGTCAATCTGTTCCATCCGCGCCTGGGCTTCTTCATGGGGCGCCATCGCGACGGCCGCTGGCGTTCGACCGAAACCGAGTTCGAGCCGACCCGCTGGGGCGGCGATTACACCGAGACCAACGCCTGGAACATGGCCTTCCACGCGCCGCAGGACGGCGCCGGTTTGGCGGCGCTGTACGGCGGGCGGATCGCGCTGGGCAACAAGCTGGACCTGTTCTTTTCCACGCCCGGCACGTTCGAGACCGGCAGCTACGGCGGCGTGATCCACGAGATGCTGGAAGCGCGCGACGTGCGCATGGGCCAGTACGGCCACAGCAATCAGCCGTCGCACCATATTCCTTATATGTACGCGATGGCCGGGCAGCCGTGGCGGATCCAGGAGAAGGTGCGCGACATCATGGATCGCTTGTACGCCGGCGGCGAGATCGGCCAGGGCTATCCGGGCGACGAGGACAACGGCGAGATGTCGGCGTGGTGGCTGTTCGGCGCGGCCGGTTTCTATCCGCTGCGGATGGGCTCGCCCGAGTACGTGATCGGCGCGCCGCGCTTCGAGCGCATGAGCATCGCGCTGGAAGGCGGCAAGCGGCTGGAGATCCGCGCGCCGGGCGTGAGCGCACGCAATCGCTACGTGCAGTCGCTGAAGATCGACGGCGAACCGTGGGAGCGGCTGACCTTGCCGCATGCGCGTCTGGCGCAGGGCGCGCTGCTGGAATTCAAGATGGGCCCGACCCCGTCGAACTGGGGCAGCGCGGCCGCGGCCTTGCCCGAATCGCTGAGCGCCGACGGCGAAACGCCGACGCCGCTGCGCGATCTGGCGCGGCGCGACAACGCCAGCGTCGCCGGGCTCAACAACAAGCAGACCGCGGCCTTGTTCGACGACGACGCGGGCACCTCGGCGCGGCTCAACATGCCGATGCCGCTGTTGAGCTGGAACTTCAAGAGCGCGGCGACGGTGCGGATGTATACGCTGACCTCGTCCGACAAGCCCGGCGACGCCGCGGCGTGGGCGCTGCAAGGCTCCAACGACGGGCAGCAGTGGACGACCTTGGACGAGCGGCGCGATCAGAATTTCCCGTGGCGGCGGCAGACGCGCGCGTTCGCGATCGCGGCGCCGCAGGCGTTTTCGCGTTATCGGTTGCGTTTGGTGGGCGAGGGGGCGGGCGGGATCGAGTTGGCCGAGGTCGAGTTGCTGGGCGAGGCGAAGTAA
- the pgaD gene encoding poly-beta-1,6-N-acetyl-D-glucosamine biosynthesis protein PgaD, whose amino-acid sequence MSNGNERTPDDAAPPARGADTGRAADGFSRPAHSTAAPPRTVSADAEPTSAKKRDPHKHDSRLIQKPGSQHPVPRTLWGVVTGAFWLAYLYLWMPVLTLVLWLLGLRTVASELYLRTHEVDPFLMLALPATAAAVVALLLVWAEYNRWRFAGNDAERRTRLPDVTLDEVAQGLGASAEVAQALNAGRVSVLHMDPNHAVPLSVTAVTPTPPAQNPFPPLPPKPRFARTPTEPNNQWLLVVALASIAVVIGVLIMVSHGYRQIESAAPVHGLEGAPGMDRPALPANAEGLGFIGPANEAPPAATSDATAPVPDTAPDAVALARDAKARRAAQARRKNAAVANNAKPRPLPGYSPKPAYPLDSLRQSEGGLVTLRVQVSAQGLPTKIDVSRRSGFRSLDRAAVSTVRRWKFAPAVRDGKAVAAVVIVPVEFKPRD is encoded by the coding sequence ATGAGCAACGGCAACGAACGCACGCCCGACGACGCCGCGCCGCCCGCGCGCGGCGCCGACACCGGCCGCGCCGCCGACGGCTTCAGCCGCCCCGCGCACAGCACCGCGGCGCCGCCGCGCACCGTCAGCGCCGACGCCGAACCGACGTCCGCGAAAAAACGCGATCCGCACAAACACGACTCGCGCCTGATCCAAAAACCCGGCTCGCAACACCCCGTGCCGCGCACGCTGTGGGGCGTGGTCACCGGCGCGTTCTGGCTGGCGTATTTGTACTTGTGGATGCCGGTGCTGACCTTGGTGCTGTGGCTGCTCGGCCTGCGCACGGTCGCCTCCGAACTGTACCTGCGCACCCACGAAGTCGACCCGTTCCTGATGCTGGCCCTGCCCGCCACCGCCGCCGCGGTAGTCGCGCTGCTGCTGGTGTGGGCCGAGTACAACCGCTGGCGCTTCGCCGGCAACGACGCCGAACGGCGAACGCGTCTGCCCGACGTCACGCTCGACGAAGTCGCGCAAGGCCTCGGCGCCAGCGCCGAGGTCGCGCAAGCGCTCAACGCCGGCCGCGTCAGCGTCCTGCACATGGACCCGAACCACGCCGTGCCGCTGTCGGTCACCGCGGTCACCCCGACCCCGCCCGCGCAAAACCCGTTCCCGCCGCTGCCGCCCAAACCGCGCTTCGCGCGCACGCCCACCGAACCGAACAACCAATGGCTGCTGGTGGTGGCGCTGGCTTCCATCGCGGTGGTGATCGGCGTGCTCATCATGGTCTCGCACGGCTACCGCCAGATCGAAAGCGCCGCGCCGGTGCACGGCCTGGAAGGCGCGCCCGGCATGGACCGCCCCGCGCTGCCGGCGAACGCCGAAGGCCTCGGCTTCATCGGCCCCGCCAACGAAGCCCCGCCCGCCGCGACCAGCGACGCCACCGCTCCCGTGCCCGACACCGCACCCGACGCCGTCGCGCTCGCACGCGACGCCAAAGCCCGTCGCGCCGCGCAGGCCCGGCGCAAGAACGCGGCCGTCGCCAACAACGCCAAACCGCGCCCGCTGCCCGGCTACAGCCCCAAGCCCGCGTATCCGCTCGACTCGCTGCGCCAATCCGAAGGCGGCCTGGTCACCCTGCGCGTGCAAGTGTCCGCGCAAGGCCTGCCGACCAAGATCGACGTCAGCCGCCGCAGCGGCTTCCGCTCGCTCGACCGCGCCGCGGTGAGCACCGTGCGGCGTTGGAAATTCGCGCCGGCCGTGCGCGACGGCAAAGCCGTGGCGGCGGTGGTGATCGTGCCGGTGGAATTCAAACCGCGCGATTGA
- the pgaC gene encoding poly-beta-1,6-N-acetyl-D-glucosamine synthase — protein sequence MSTHTSPLLTALFQFAFYYPIVMSFFWIAGGLYYYFRRERSARGRTDPPPLDAAPFVSILIPCHNEGDHVHETIGAALAQRYPDFEVIAINDGSRDDTGEQLNRLAAIHPRLRVVHLDRNLGKANGMRMGALAARSEYLVCIDGDALLDEYATHWMVWHLCSGARVGAVTGNPRIRNRSTLLGRLQVGEFSSIIGMIKRAQRVYGRIFTVSGVICAFRRSALHRIGYWSDSMVTEDIDISWRLQMDHWDIRYEPNAMCFILMPETLKGLWKQRLRWAQGGVEVLMRHSRDLFSWRKRRMWAVMAEYVASVAWAYIMAFIILLWAVGLFVDLPPQLRVTTLLPSWHGVILALICLLQFAASIIIDRRYETGVGRNYYWMIWYPMAYWLLSFFTTVTAVPKALLKRRGTRATWVSPDRGLR from the coding sequence ATGAGCACCCACACCAGCCCCCTACTGACCGCGCTGTTCCAATTCGCGTTCTACTACCCGATCGTGATGTCGTTCTTCTGGATCGCGGGCGGGCTGTATTACTACTTCCGCCGCGAGCGCAGCGCGCGCGGCCGCACCGACCCGCCGCCGCTGGACGCGGCGCCGTTCGTCAGCATCCTCATCCCCTGCCACAACGAAGGCGACCACGTCCACGAAACCATCGGCGCCGCGCTGGCCCAGCGCTACCCGGATTTCGAAGTCATCGCGATCAACGACGGCAGCCGCGACGACACCGGCGAACAACTCAACCGCCTCGCCGCGATCCACCCGCGCCTGCGTGTCGTGCACCTGGACCGCAACCTCGGCAAGGCCAACGGCATGCGCATGGGCGCGCTGGCCGCGCGCTCGGAGTACCTGGTCTGCATCGACGGCGACGCCTTGCTCGACGAGTACGCCACCCACTGGATGGTCTGGCACCTGTGCTCGGGCGCGCGCGTCGGCGCGGTCACCGGCAACCCGCGCATCCGCAACCGCTCGACCCTGCTCGGCCGCCTGCAAGTCGGCGAGTTCTCCTCGATCATCGGCATGATCAAACGCGCCCAGCGCGTCTACGGCCGCATCTTCACCGTCTCCGGCGTGATCTGCGCGTTCCGGCGCAGCGCCCTGCACCGCATCGGCTACTGGTCCGACAGCATGGTCACCGAAGACATCGACATCAGCTGGCGCCTGCAGATGGACCACTGGGACATCCGCTACGAACCCAACGCGATGTGCTTCATCCTCATGCCCGAAACCCTCAAAGGCCTGTGGAAACAGCGCCTGCGCTGGGCCCAGGGCGGCGTCGAAGTGCTGATGCGCCACAGCCGCGACCTGTTCTCGTGGCGCAAGCGGCGGATGTGGGCGGTGATGGCCGAATACGTCGCCAGCGTCGCTTGGGCCTACATCATGGCCTTCATCATTCTGCTATGGGCGGTCGGCCTGTTCGTCGACCTGCCGCCGCAACTGCGCGTCACCACCCTGCTGCCGTCCTGGCACGGCGTGATCCTGGCGCTGATCTGCCTGCTGCAGTTCGCCGCCAGCATCATCATCGACCGCCGCTACGAAACCGGCGTCGGCCGCAACTACTACTGGATGATCTGGTACCCGATGGCCTATTGGCTGTTGAGCTTCTTCACCACCGTCACCGCCGTGCCCAAGGCGCTGCTCAAACGCCGCGGCACTCGCGCCACCTGGGTCAGCCCGGATCGGGGGCTGCGATGA
- the pgaA gene encoding poly-beta-1,6 N-acetyl-D-glucosamine export porin PgaA, whose translation MPIQRPLALAAALAAVIATCPTTSVFAAPRQNSDPAPADPLPEIERLREQRQWLPALARIEAAQAARPGDDRLYRLQVLTLADLGGAERAWSLAQAKPQLFNADEHQRLNADRFARRVLWGTAYPQSEALRLEEMQRTRELLAQNRAAQTPQQQQADLRTRFDELVMLNHLERHADVVERYRELKAQNIEIPMYALAKVGASLLAAKHPEEAATVLETVVQQWPEDEDSQLQLAYAYSESERFDDADKQLEKIKQAQPAFVRVPGAKESHQNLRHYDADSQQAMIRLYGEDTVGAQQRLEQMATIGPNNPGLQSDLGVLYQKRGWTDRALERFRMAQTMEPDNVSARVGQVGGLLEHQRVDLARPIHDQLLERRARDVQVEQMGRSWDSRLGWQWQVSTAFGRSDSDSDRGATASPLGSRDATHKVEVASPLIGDRWRLTAHAQDAWADYDNGDGGKDRVHDRRAGVGALYAYDRLTLGFGVDRSNDRWLPSGDRTGYYVDAGWRFSDVLQGTASWYATTPDASLQARRSGLHADALSLGLRWTPSERSSLAATAQQLRYSDDNTRTAFGLSGVQRLYTRPHLLIDGLADVFASRASRTGADIPYFNPSRDGSLNLGLRIDHLAWRRYERHFRQRLTVQAGPYWQEHFGSHWVPQIRYEHEWRFGTGRVLDYGVNWSRPVYDGIREDRLGFDLSFRWGEQ comes from the coding sequence ATGCCTATACAGCGTCCCCTCGCCCTCGCCGCCGCCCTCGCGGCGGTGATCGCAACCTGCCCCACAACGTCAGTTTTTGCCGCACCGCGGCAAAATTCCGATCCCGCGCCCGCCGATCCCCTGCCCGAGATCGAGCGCCTGCGTGAACAGCGCCAATGGCTGCCCGCCCTGGCGCGGATCGAAGCCGCCCAGGCCGCGCGCCCCGGCGACGACCGCCTGTACCGCCTGCAAGTGCTGACCTTGGCGGACCTCGGCGGCGCCGAGCGCGCGTGGTCGCTGGCCCAGGCCAAGCCGCAGCTGTTCAACGCCGACGAGCATCAGCGCCTGAACGCCGACCGCTTCGCCCGCCGGGTGCTGTGGGGCACCGCCTACCCGCAAAGCGAAGCGCTGCGTCTGGAAGAAATGCAGCGCACCCGCGAGCTGCTCGCGCAGAACCGCGCCGCGCAGACGCCGCAGCAGCAACAGGCCGACCTGCGCACGCGCTTCGACGAACTGGTGATGCTCAACCACCTGGAGCGCCACGCCGACGTGGTCGAGCGCTACCGCGAACTCAAGGCGCAGAACATCGAGATCCCGATGTACGCGCTGGCCAAGGTCGGCGCCTCGCTGCTCGCCGCCAAGCATCCCGAAGAAGCCGCGACCGTGCTGGAAACCGTCGTCCAGCAATGGCCCGAGGACGAAGACTCGCAACTGCAGCTGGCCTACGCCTACTCGGAAAGCGAACGCTTCGACGACGCCGATAAACAGCTGGAAAAGATCAAGCAAGCGCAGCCCGCGTTCGTGCGCGTGCCCGGCGCCAAGGAAAGCCACCAGAACCTGCGCCACTACGACGCCGACAGCCAGCAAGCGATGATCCGCCTGTACGGCGAGGACACCGTCGGCGCGCAGCAGCGCCTGGAACAGATGGCGACGATCGGCCCGAACAACCCGGGCCTGCAGTCGGACCTCGGCGTGCTTTACCAAAAGCGCGGCTGGACCGACCGCGCGCTGGAACGCTTCCGCATGGCGCAGACGATGGAGCCCGACAACGTCTCCGCGCGCGTCGGCCAAGTCGGCGGCCTGCTCGAACACCAACGCGTCGACCTCGCCCGCCCGATCCACGACCAACTGCTCGAACGCCGCGCGCGCGACGTGCAGGTCGAACAGATGGGACGCTCCTGGGACAGCCGCCTGGGTTGGCAATGGCAGGTCTCCACCGCGTTCGGCCGCAGCGATTCCGACTCCGACCGCGGCGCCACCGCCTCGCCGCTGGGCTCGCGCGACGCCACTCATAAGGTCGAAGTCGCCAGCCCCTTGATCGGCGATCGCTGGCGCTTGACCGCGCACGCGCAAGACGCCTGGGCCGATTACGACAACGGCGACGGCGGCAAGGACCGCGTCCACGACCGCCGCGCCGGCGTCGGCGCGCTCTACGCCTACGACCGCCTCACCCTCGGCTTCGGCGTCGACCGCAGCAACGACCGCTGGCTGCCCAGCGGCGACCGCACCGGCTATTACGTCGACGCCGGCTGGCGCTTCAGCGACGTGCTGCAAGGCACCGCCTCGTGGTACGCGACCACGCCCGACGCCTCGCTGCAAGCGCGCCGCAGCGGCCTGCACGCCGACGCGCTAAGCCTGGGCTTGCGCTGGACCCCGAGCGAACGCAGCTCGCTCGCCGCCACCGCCCAACAACTGCGCTACAGCGACGACAACACCCGCACCGCGTTCGGCCTCAGCGGCGTGCAACGCCTCTACACCCGCCCGCACCTGCTGATCGACGGACTCGCCGACGTGTTCGCCAGCCGCGCCAGCCGCACCGGCGCCGACATTCCTTACTTCAATCCCAGCCGCGACGGCTCGCTCAACCTCGGCCTGCGCATCGACCACCTCGCCTGGCGCCGCTACGAGCGCCACTTCCGCCAACGCCTGACCGTGCAGGCTGGGCCGTACTGGCAGGAACACTTCGGCAGCCACTGGGTGCCGCAAATCCGCTACGAACACGAATGGCGCTTCGGCACCGGCCGGGTGCTGGATTACGGCGTGAACTGGTCGCGCCCGGTCTACGACGGCATCCGCGAAGACCGACTGGGATTCGACCTGAGCTTCCGCTGGGGAGAGCAATGA
- the pgaB gene encoding poly-beta-1,6-N-acetyl-D-glucosamine N-deacetylase PgaB, which yields MTHATIHAALRRAFAAALLLALPLATLAAPAAQAPEDKDLNAAQAAERENRGDQLLVLSYHDVRDDVARKGDPDAYAVSTQNFAAHLDWLSGHGYRPVSLSDVIKASRGEIKLPPKAVLLTFDDGLRSIYTHVFPLLRAYNYPALMAVVTHWVDLPKDQKVDYGPRMFTHDDFVTWDQLREMQASGLVEISSHSDNLHRGITSNPQGNTMPAAITREWDAQAQRYETEAQYLDRVRRDLTASKSKIERELGVSPQSVVWPYAAYNSQTNDIADKLGMSVTFDLEGRHQTVGRDLHGLARLLVFDNPTVQDLTYELRHDEELDGLRALQVDLDYVYDPDPAQQARNLDKLIERIKQVGPSHVFLQAFADPDGNGSADALYFPNRRLPMRADLFNRVAWQIKTRAHAKVFAWLPVLGYELPDKALDAQLAIKSTNPAETHRLNPFDPRTRQIVADIYEDLAVSGYTEGLLFHDDAFLRDDELRGIAPDAPAARTQALIDFTHELIRAAGKWRPKLITVRNLFAGPVLQPKSEAWFAQDLAAFNTAYDYTAVMAMPWMENSRDPQRWMDRLVERVKASPRGLSRTIFELQTVDWRDKSKPIPADQLKRMARRLQADGARHLAWYPDDFIQDRPSTADAREIMSARGFPYLEK from the coding sequence ATGACGCACGCAACCATCCACGCCGCGCTGCGCCGCGCCTTCGCCGCCGCCCTGCTGCTGGCGCTGCCGCTGGCCACCTTGGCCGCGCCCGCCGCGCAAGCGCCCGAAGACAAAGACCTCAACGCCGCGCAAGCCGCCGAACGCGAAAACCGCGGCGACCAGCTGCTGGTGCTGAGCTACCACGACGTGCGCGACGACGTCGCCCGCAAGGGCGACCCCGACGCCTACGCCGTCAGCACCCAGAACTTCGCCGCCCACCTGGACTGGCTGTCCGGCCACGGCTACCGCCCGGTCTCGCTCAGCGACGTCATCAAAGCCTCGCGCGGCGAAATCAAGCTGCCGCCCAAGGCCGTACTGCTGACCTTCGACGACGGCCTGCGCAGCATCTACACCCACGTCTTCCCGCTGCTGCGCGCGTACAACTACCCAGCCCTGATGGCGGTCGTCACCCACTGGGTCGATCTGCCCAAGGACCAAAAGGTCGACTACGGCCCGCGCATGTTCACCCACGACGACTTCGTCACCTGGGACCAACTGCGCGAGATGCAGGCCTCCGGCCTGGTCGAAATCTCCTCGCACAGCGACAACCTGCACCGCGGCATCACCTCCAACCCGCAAGGCAACACCATGCCCGCGGCGATCACCCGCGAATGGGACGCCCAGGCCCAGCGCTACGAAACCGAAGCGCAATACCTCGACCGCGTGCGCCGCGACCTCACCGCCAGCAAGAGCAAGATCGAACGCGAACTCGGCGTCTCGCCGCAGTCGGTGGTGTGGCCGTACGCGGCCTACAACAGCCAGACCAACGACATCGCCGACAAGCTCGGCATGAGCGTCACCTTCGACCTGGAAGGCCGCCACCAGACCGTCGGCCGCGACCTGCACGGCCTCGCCCGCCTGCTGGTGTTCGACAACCCCACCGTGCAGGACCTCACCTACGAACTGCGCCACGACGAGGAACTCGACGGGCTGCGCGCGCTGCAAGTCGATCTGGACTACGTCTACGACCCAGACCCGGCCCAGCAAGCGCGCAACCTCGACAAGCTGATCGAACGCATCAAGCAAGTCGGCCCCAGCCACGTGTTCCTGCAAGCCTTCGCCGACCCCGACGGCAACGGCTCGGCCGACGCGCTGTACTTCCCCAACCGCCGGTTGCCGATGCGCGCCGACCTGTTCAATCGTGTCGCGTGGCAGATCAAGACCCGCGCCCACGCCAAGGTGTTCGCGTGGCTGCCGGTGCTGGGCTATGAGCTGCCCGACAAAGCGCTCGACGCGCAACTGGCGATCAAGTCCACCAACCCGGCCGAAACCCACCGCCTCAACCCGTTCGACCCGCGCACGCGGCAGATCGTCGCCGACATCTACGAAGACCTCGCCGTCAGCGGCTACACCGAAGGCCTGCTGTTCCACGACGACGCCTTCCTGCGCGACGACGAACTGCGCGGCATCGCCCCGGACGCGCCGGCCGCGCGCACCCAGGCGCTGATCGACTTCACCCACGAACTGATCCGCGCCGCCGGCAAATGGCGCCCCAAGCTCATCACCGTGCGCAACCTGTTCGCCGGCCCGGTGCTGCAGCCCAAGAGCGAAGCGTGGTTCGCCCAGGATCTGGCCGCGTTCAACACCGCCTACGACTACACCGCGGTGATGGCGATGCCGTGGATGGAGAACAGCCGCGACCCGCAGCGCTGGATGGACCGGTTGGTCGAACGCGTCAAAGCCTCGCCGCGCGGCCTCTCGCGCACGATCTTCGAACTGCAGACCGTGGACTGGCGCGACAAAAGCAAGCCGATTCCGGCCGACCAGCTCAAGCGCATGGCCCGCCGCCTGCAAGCCGACGGCGCGCGCCATCTGGCGTGGTACCCGGACGACTTCATCCAAGACCGCCCCTCCACCGCCGACGCGCGCGAAATCATGTCCGCGCGCGGCTTCCCCTACCTCGAGAAGTAA